ACGTCGCCGGTCTGGGCGGTGACCTTCAGGTTCTCGAAGTCGCCGGTGATCAGCGACTGGGGATTGCCCTCGCCGACGATCCAGGTCTCGCTGCCGTCGGGGGCGTACGAGTCGAGTTCGTGCAGCACCACCGGTAGCCGGGGGCTGCACCCGAGGATGAGGGTGCGCTCGGGGCGGGCCGTCGGCTGCGGCGCGAGGTCGGGTCGGACCGGCACGGGGGGTTCCGTGGTTCCGTCCAGAAAGATCCGGTCGTCGTCCTCACTGATGACGATGGACTCGTCGCCCGGCTCGAAGCGGCGGTCCGGCGGCGGGGGCAGCAGGATCTGCCCGGAATCGGTGCGCACGCCGATCAGGGTGGAGGTGCCGAGGGTGAAAACTGCCTCGCGGAATGTCTTCCTGGTCATTTCGGGCTGCCCGACGACGTAGATCTCGACACCGGCGAAATCGAGCAGCTCGCTGTACACGGCCGCGAGCCCAGGCTGCCGGCTGGACTGTACGAGCAGTCGGCTGATCAGCGTTCCGGCCTGGACCAGGGCCACGCGATCGCCGGCGACCATCCGCGCGACCGGGGCCGTGCGCAGGTCCTGGATCTCGGCGACGATGTGACCCGGCTGGTCGTCCTCCCGCTTCGTGATCGCCAGCAGCGTCTTCAGCACCCGGGTGTCGGCCTCGCTCTCGCTGACGAGGGATCCGTCCGGGTGGTAGTCGGGGGAGATGACGATCACGGAGCGGGACCGGCCCAGCGCGAGGAGGCCGAGGTCGCTGAACGACATCGGGCTACCGCTCCGGGTGACGATCCGCAGCTTCGAACCGTCCATCGCCTCGGCGATCTCGGTGTCCATCTCGACCTTGTCGCGGTCGGCGAGAATCACCACGCAGGCGTCGCGGCGGTTCCGGTTGGCCTCGGCGAGTTCGTCCAGGAGGGAGAAGATCTTGCGGTCCCAGCCGAGGATCACGGTGTGCCGCTGCTCCACGACCGCGCTCCGGCCGCGCCGCAGGGCTTCCATCTGGTCGCCGAACCCCTGGGTCAGCACACCGATCAGGGCCGACACCACGAAGATCCCGCCGATCGTGAGGGTCAGCATGATGGCCATGAAGACCCAGCCCTCGCCGTCCCCGCCGATCATCCCCGGGTCCATCGCGTGCATCAGCGACAGCCAGATCACCCGGCCGAGCGAGTCGGCCTTCCCGCTGTCGTCCATGGGCCGGACCCGGAGGACGGCGGTGGCGAGGGTCGCGATGGCCACCAGCACGATGGTGAAGGCCGCCAGCAGCAGGATCTGGCTCCCGGCCCCGCGGGCCATGATGTTGTCGAACCGATAGCGCAGCCGGGCCTTCAATGACATGAACCGGAAGGTACTGATGGTTGACCGGAATAGCTACATCGGGCCGAGCCTGGCCTCTTGTGGCGTTGACCTGGTCCGATGGCGACCATCGGTGGAATAGCGGAGGTTCTGGACATGCAAAGACTTCATGTCGGGTGCGCGATGTGGACGCACAAGGCCTGGTCGGGTCGTGTCACGCCGCGAGGGGTCGGGGCCCGGGAGCGGCTGCGGTTCTATGCCGGCTGGTGCAACGCGGTGGAGGGCAACACCACCTTCTACGCCACGCCGACCCGGGAGACCGTGGAAACCTGGGCACAGCAGACCGATTCGGATTTCCGGTTCGTGGTGAAGCTGCCCAGACTGATCACTCACGACCGCCGGTTCGTCGGGGTGGACGAGGAACTGCGGCAGTTCCTGCACGTGGTGGAGCCGCTCGGACCCCGGATCCAGGCCCTCTGGATCCAGTTGCCGGGCACCTTCGCGCCCACCGACGTCCCCACGCTCGAGGCTCTGCTGCGAAAACTCCCGACGGAGCATCGTTATGCCGTTGAGGTGCGGCATCCCCGGTTCTTCAGCGACCCTGGCGAACTGGAACGGATGTGTGCGCGGACCGGTACCGAATGGGTGCCGTTCGACACCACGGCCTTCTTCGCCACCCCGCCGACGAGTGACGCGGAACGTGAGGCGTGGGAACGTAAACCGCGTCTGCCCCGGCGCGACCGGGCGTTGACCGAGCGGCCGGTGATCCGGTACCTCGGCCGGGACGACGAGGCGCGCACGATCGCGGGCTGGCAGCACTGGGTGGAGGTCATGGCCGCCTGGCTGCGCGAGGGCCGTTCCCCGACCTTCTTCCTGCACACCCCCGACAACGTCGACGCGCCCGCCCTGGCCCGCCGGTTCCACGACGAGGTACGGGCCCGGGTGCCCGGGCTGGAGCCCCTACCCACGCCGGATCCGGTCGAGCCGGAGACCCTGTTCTGAACGTCCGAAAGAGCGAATAGCCGTCCCGCGCTCAGGTGCCGGAACGCCCGACCGATCAATCAGTCGTGAGTCCTGGACCCAGCCTGCCTCCGCAGGCCCGACACGAGGCGGCCGCCCGCCTGGTGGGTCTGGGGCTTTATCGCGAGGCGCAGAGCCTGCTGAGCGTGGACGAACCGGACGATGCGGTGCCGGGCATGCTGGCCTCGATCCTGGCGAGCGATCCCCGGGCGGGTGCGAAGTTCCTGGGCCGGCGGATGATGGCGTCGCAGGCCAGGCCCGGGGAGACCGAGCTGGTGCGGGGCTGTATCGCGATGGTCTCCGGGCGCGCGGAAGGGCTGCAGACGGCCCGGCTGGGGCTGGAGCGGCTGGAGGAACCGGGCCCTGACGACTGGACCATGTTCGCCGTGTCGGCGGCCCCGCACGATCTGACCGCTGCGGCCGAAGCCGCGTCCAGCATCACCACCGCACCCAACGCGGCCGTGCTGGCCGTGCTCGCCGCGGCCCGGGCGGCGCAGGGAGATGCTCACGGGGCGCACCGGCTGCTCGACGCGGCGGCCTGGAACGGGGTCGGTGACGATCCCCGGCACCGAACGGCCGACCTGCTGAAGAGCCACGGGCACGAGAGCGCCGGCCAGGAACTGGACGCGGCGCACTGGCACCGGCGATCGCTCGGGGAGTCGTGGGCCCGCCGGATGGAGACCTGGCGGCGTCGCCGCACCGAGCGCGACCTGCGCTGCCGCTGTGCGAGCACCCCCGTGTTCGTGGGAGAGGGCACGCGCTACTACGTGAACTGGCACCTCGAGCTGCTGGAACACCTGGAGGGCGACGAGAGTGACGGCTCCCCGTCGTGGCGCGTGCTGTTCTGCCCGCGCAGCGGCGTGCGGTATCTGGACCGCGAGTCGATCCCGGCGTCGGTGCGGATCGGCGTCTTCACCGAACCGCTGCCCATGGTGGACGAGGAACCGCCCCGGGCGGTCGGCGGTCAGTTCTAGAGGTTCCCGGGTCTCAGAGGGAGCGGCCGGGGGCGGCCCGGAAGACCTCACCCTCACCGGTCAGGGTGAGGGGGCCGGCGGTGGCGGTGACGAAGGCGGACTGGCCACTCTCCAGCGGCACCGAGACACCTCCGGCGGTGACCGTGACCGCACCCTTGGTGCAGAGCACGATCTGCGGACCGCTGATCGAGGCGTCGGCGGTCACCGGATGGCCGGTGCCGCCGGTCACGATGACCCGGCTGAGCTGGAAGTCCTGGACCGGCGGACGCCAGGCGACCTCGTCGTCCGAGAGCTGGGAGAGGTTGCTGTCACCGGAGGCCAGCGGACGGCTGTCGATGACGTGGAGCAGCTCCGGGACGTTGATCTCCTTGCTGGTCAGACCACAGCGCAGCACGTTGTCCGAGCCGGCCATGATCTCCACGCCGAGACCGCTGAGGTAGGCGTGCGGCACCCCGGCGTCGACGAACACGGTCTGGCCGGGAACCAGCCGCACCAGGTCGAGCAGCAGCGGCGCCAGCACCATCGGGTCGGCCGGGTGCAGGCCGATCAGACGGTCGAGCCAGCCGAACACCTCGGGGTAGTCGGGGCTGCCCTCGGCGGTGAGGCGGCTGCTGCCGGAGGCGACCTCGGCGACCAGGGCGGCCCGGTCCTCGATCGGCCAGGTGATCAGCAGCTCCAGGGCGGAGTGCAGGCGGGCGGCCTCGTCGGAGGTGCTGCCGTGGGGCATGAGCACGTCGATGAGCTGCTCCAGGCGCGGCGCCCGCAGACGACTCAGCAGCATCGCGACCTGGGCCGGCGGGCGGAACCCGAACAGGGCCTCGATCGGCTCGAGCGCGTAGAGCATCTCGGGCTTGTGGAACGGGTCGACGTAGATCGAGTCGGGGCCCGGCGTGTACTTCTCCTGGGCGCGCTGCATGGTCGGGTGCACCTGCACCGACAGCGGGCGGGCGATCGCCAGGATCTTGAACAGGTAGGGCAGGCGGGCGCCGAAGCGGGCCTGCACGTCGCGGCCCAGCACCTGCTCGCCGAAGCGCTCGATGGCCTCGGGCAGCGACAGCTCGACCGTCGAATCGCCGTCGGGCAGCACCAGCACGGAGGGTGCGGACGGGTGCGTGCCCATCCACAGCTCGGCCTCCGGGCCGCCGCTGGGGGTACGGCTCTGCAGCAGGGCCAGCGCCGAGGTGGAGCCCCAGTCGTAGTCGCGCACGGCGTTACGCATAGCGGTGACCGCCGGAACCGCGGTCAGGTACTGCTCGTTCGCCGAAGGTTCAGCGGTCCAGGCCGTCATGACGCGCAGCCTACCTGGCCGGATGCCCGGTTCCGGCCGAGAAGGGCGTCCTGGCCGAATGTTCGGGCCAACGTCACTCGGTCAGTCGGCCGGGAGGGGTTTCACCCGACAGTCGGCTCGGCGTCTGCGGCGAGGGTCAGCAGGTCGTCGGCGATCCGGCCGGGATCGGCGGTGAGCATGCGCCCGCCGGATCCGTAATACCAGCTCACCCGGGTCCGGGGCAGGCCGCCGAGGGCCTCCGCGATCCCGGTACGGGTGGCGGTACCGCCACCGTCGGGGTCCGGCACACCGTCGGGCGGCACCACCGGGCAGAGCACCACCGGCACCCCGACGAGCGGGTACCAGGCGCGTGGCTCCCCGAGGAAGACGGAGTGGGCGATCGAGCGGCGCCGGGTGAGCAGGGGATCTTCGCCGTCCGCCGGATCGGAGGGGCTGTCCGGGTGGGTACTCGCCCAGAACGCCTCGAAGGTCGGGTAGCGCCAGGCCGGGCGGGTCCAGCCGCCGTCGATCAGGCAGAGGCCGGTGATGCCGTCGCGCCGGGCGGCCAGCGACAGGGCCACGTCGGCGCCCCAGCCGTGCCCGGCCACGATCGGCGAACGTGCACCGGTGTAGCCGAGCTGGTCGAGCAGGGTGGCGAGGTCGTCGGCGCTGGTGTCGGTGTCGTACCCGGTCGGCGGGGCCTCGGACCGGCCGTGACCGCGCAGGTCGACGGCGGCGATCTCGTGGCCGGCCTCGACCAGTCGCCCGGCCACCTGGCGCCACACCGTGGAGTCGGCCGACTCGCCGTGGACCAGCAGGAACGGCCGCAGCGGGGCCTCGATCCGGGCCACGGCCAGCGCCGGCCCGTCGGTCAGCTGCACCGTCTGGACCTCGCCCTGTTCGACCGGCATGT
The Kineosporia sp. NBRC 101731 genome window above contains:
- a CDS encoding DUF72 domain-containing protein encodes the protein MQRLHVGCAMWTHKAWSGRVTPRGVGARERLRFYAGWCNAVEGNTTFYATPTRETVETWAQQTDSDFRFVVKLPRLITHDRRFVGVDEELRQFLHVVEPLGPRIQALWIQLPGTFAPTDVPTLEALLRKLPTEHRYAVEVRHPRFFSDPGELERMCARTGTEWVPFDTTAFFATPPTSDAEREAWERKPRLPRRDRALTERPVIRYLGRDDEARTIAGWQHWVEVMAAWLREGRSPTFFLHTPDNVDAPALARRFHDEVRARVPGLEPLPTPDPVEPETLF
- a CDS encoding alpha/beta hydrolase; the protein is MPVEQGEVQTVQLTDGPALAVARIEAPLRPFLLVHGESADSTVWRQVAGRLVEAGHEIAAVDLRGHGRSEAPPTGYDTDTSADDLATLLDQLGYTGARSPIVAGHGWGADVALSLAARRDGITGLCLIDGGWTRPAWRYPTFEAFWASTHPDSPSDPADGEDPLLTRRRSIAHSVFLGEPRAWYPLVGVPVVLCPVVPPDGVPDPDGGGTATRTGIAEALGGLPRTRVSWYYGSGGRMLTADPGRIADDLLTLAADAEPTVG
- the manA gene encoding mannose-6-phosphate isomerase, class I codes for the protein MTAWTAEPSANEQYLTAVPAVTAMRNAVRDYDWGSTSALALLQSRTPSGGPEAELWMGTHPSAPSVLVLPDGDSTVELSLPEAIERFGEQVLGRDVQARFGARLPYLFKILAIARPLSVQVHPTMQRAQEKYTPGPDSIYVDPFHKPEMLYALEPIEALFGFRPPAQVAMLLSRLRAPRLEQLIDVLMPHGSTSDEAARLHSALELLITWPIEDRAALVAEVASGSSRLTAEGSPDYPEVFGWLDRLIGLHPADPMVLAPLLLDLVRLVPGQTVFVDAGVPHAYLSGLGVEIMAGSDNVLRCGLTSKEINVPELLHVIDSRPLASGDSNLSQLSDDEVAWRPPVQDFQLSRVIVTGGTGHPVTADASISGPQIVLCTKGAVTVTAGGVSVPLESGQSAFVTATAGPLTLTGEGEVFRAAPGRSL